In Agromyces sp. G08B096, a genomic segment contains:
- a CDS encoding SRPBCC family protein — protein sequence MVASFECRTRLAVPVPEAFDRARSIDLHIGSMAASRERAVRGVTSGLIEAGQEVTWRARHLGVTFTMTSRITRMSRPESFVDEQLRGPFASFRHEHRFEPDGDGTLMLDRVDFGPPLGVLGRLAELVLRPCLRRLIEHRNAHLAATPLP from the coding sequence GTGGTCGCATCCTTCGAGTGCCGCACGCGCCTGGCCGTCCCGGTGCCGGAGGCGTTCGACCGCGCCCGCAGCATCGACCTGCATATCGGCTCGATGGCGGCCTCCCGCGAGCGTGCCGTCCGCGGCGTGACCTCCGGGTTGATCGAGGCCGGCCAGGAGGTGACCTGGCGGGCGCGGCATCTCGGCGTGACGTTCACGATGACCAGCCGCATCACCCGGATGTCCCGGCCGGAGTCGTTCGTCGACGAACAGCTCCGCGGGCCGTTCGCGAGCTTCCGGCACGAGCACCGCTTCGAGCCCGACGGCGACGGCACCCTGATGCTCGACCGCGTCGACTTCGGTCCCCCGCTCGGCGTGCTGGGCCGCCTGGCCGAACTCGTGCTGCGGCCGTGCCTGCGACGGCTGATCGAGCACCGCAACGCGCACCTCGCGGCGACGCCGTTGCCCTGA
- a CDS encoding ATP-dependent DNA ligase gives MGILTWNFIRTIEIEDRPLAHLRSVVFAKLRRGESFSYSWETPLEQGSGRHSIWFSPDVPVTFEFFDGRDIPLNPHWIRELTRAANSPGGLVLLPEPEAQPSAARPEGRGETD, from the coding sequence GTGGGCATCCTGACGTGGAACTTCATCCGCACGATCGAGATCGAAGATCGTCCGCTCGCCCACCTCCGGAGCGTCGTGTTCGCGAAGCTGCGCCGGGGCGAGTCGTTCTCCTACTCCTGGGAGACGCCGCTCGAGCAGGGCAGCGGGCGGCACTCCATCTGGTTCAGCCCCGACGTGCCCGTCACATTCGAGTTCTTCGACGGGCGGGACATCCCGCTCAATCCGCACTGGATCCGCGAGCTCACGCGCGCCGCGAACTCGCCCGGCGGCCTCGTGCTGCTGCCCGAGCCCGAGGCCCAACCGTCGGCCGCTCGTCCGGAGGGCCGCGGCGAGACGGACTGA
- a CDS encoding ATP-dependent DNA ligase, protein MGTLTYDSKLVVSFDDRVLAHLQAVIWAKLRRGEPFAFSWTESSSASGFGRTSVWLAPSIPVAFEYFGGRAPRLNPAWVHALNRSANSAGGLTVVPEPPGPTGPAAAPSDG, encoded by the coding sequence ATGGGCACTCTGACGTACGACTCCAAGCTGGTGGTCTCCTTCGACGACCGCGTGCTGGCCCACCTGCAGGCCGTGATCTGGGCGAAGCTGCGCCGCGGCGAGCCGTTCGCCTTCTCCTGGACCGAGTCGTCCTCAGCGAGCGGGTTCGGGCGCACCTCGGTCTGGCTGGCGCCCTCCATCCCCGTCGCGTTCGAGTACTTCGGTGGTCGGGCGCCTCGCCTGAACCCCGCCTGGGTGCACGCCCTCAACCGGTCCGCGAACTCCGCGGGCGGGCTGACGGTCGTGCCCGAGCCGCCCGGGCCGACCGGCCCCGCTGCGGCACCGTCCGACGGCTGA
- a CDS encoding EAL domain-containing protein: MERGASNATAGLEVGELRRAVTRGELVAYYQPEYDLTTGRPVVLEALCRWVHPDRGLILPDSFIPIAERSGLIADLGRAILEQSGRRAAEWHQRGLRVGIAVNISPSQLTPAFAEAVLEIVHGLGLPRWTVTAEITETPALLESCDEYRALAALIDGGVGISIDDFGAGTTSVEGLRRMPFTEVKIDRSLMRDRRAEADDLVAECVEIARAQSAIVVAEGVETADDLERARRWGCDRAQGYYFSPAVAAEELEPLLQPA, encoded by the coding sequence ATGGAACGCGGCGCGTCGAACGCGACAGCCGGCCTCGAGGTCGGCGAGCTTCGTCGCGCCGTGACCCGAGGGGAGCTCGTCGCCTACTACCAGCCCGAGTACGACCTCACCACCGGCAGGCCCGTCGTGCTCGAGGCCCTGTGCCGATGGGTGCACCCCGACCGGGGCCTCATCCTGCCCGACTCGTTCATCCCGATCGCCGAGCGTTCAGGCCTCATCGCCGACCTCGGACGGGCCATCCTCGAGCAGTCGGGGCGGCGCGCGGCCGAGTGGCACCAGCGCGGCCTCCGCGTCGGCATCGCCGTCAATATCTCGCCGTCGCAGCTCACGCCGGCCTTCGCCGAGGCGGTGCTCGAGATCGTGCACGGGCTCGGTCTGCCGCGCTGGACCGTGACCGCGGAGATCACCGAGACGCCGGCGCTCCTGGAGTCCTGCGACGAGTACCGCGCGCTTGCCGCGCTGATCGACGGCGGCGTCGGCATCTCGATCGACGATTTCGGGGCGGGAACGACCTCAGTGGAGGGGCTCCGCCGGATGCCGTTCACCGAGGTGAAGATCGACCGCTCGCTGATGCGGGATCGACGCGCCGAAGCCGACGACCTGGTCGCGGAGTGCGTCGAGATCGCCCGCGCACAGTCGGCGATCGTCGTCGCGGAGGGCGTCGAGACGGCCGACGACCTCGAGCGCGCGAGGCGCTGGGGCTGCGACCGCGCGCAGGGCTACTACTTCTCGCCGGCCGTCGCGGCCGAGGAGCTCGAGCCGCTGCTCCAGCCGGCGTGA
- a CDS encoding diguanylate cyclase, producing the protein MDPAELALDPDELRRLVECAKEPIRTPGSIQGHGTLLGVDQTGVIAVVSENAARWLGQLVLEVGNAELEYAVRTGRAVDPVRITWEGVESDAIVHRVDGLTLVEIEPVPPGNEYARTAVVGAITRVAQTTSIEEVRELAAREIRDITGFDRVMVYHFHDDGHGEIVADERDPAMEPYLGLHFPSSDIPPQARALYISKIGRMIASTTAPGIPLLALAGDAHDVDLSNAELRSVSPYHLQFMRNMGQASTFSLSLVDQGRLIGMITCAHRTERRLPVLLRRALEVLAGQIAMQMASMREIARLRHMVEVRERRSELLAPLYGSDDIHAALLGGSSTVLDLVPADGVLVRIGGTSRAAGEVPPLGSVLRVLERLGGGSFVSESLVTDRPELARLLPGVAGLLVVPLTDAGEALVFFRAEVARDVSWLGDPGGTNRPGELSPRTSFSAWRRTVRGRSEPWGTVVEEAAELGRELEIALQRRAEAQLAELAMRDPLTGLYNRRYLVERLATLGPVGEAGKAVLFVDLDDFKRINDQHGHDIGDAVILEVADRLVAHSREQDVVVRLGGDEFVVLLDGVIGEDVEAVADRMIRAIAAPIVTGRVLLSVTASCGIVVADPGSPRAGLLEAADAAMYRAKNAGRNRTSR; encoded by the coding sequence GTGGACCCCGCCGAGCTCGCCCTCGACCCCGATGAACTCCGCCGTCTCGTGGAGTGCGCGAAGGAGCCGATCCGGACCCCCGGCTCGATCCAGGGCCACGGCACGCTCCTCGGCGTCGACCAGACGGGCGTGATCGCCGTCGTCAGCGAGAACGCCGCCCGCTGGCTCGGTCAGCTCGTGCTCGAGGTCGGCAACGCCGAGCTCGAGTACGCGGTTCGCACGGGCCGGGCCGTCGATCCGGTGCGCATCACGTGGGAGGGCGTCGAGTCCGACGCCATCGTCCATCGCGTCGACGGGCTGACCCTCGTCGAGATCGAGCCGGTGCCACCGGGCAACGAGTATGCGCGCACCGCCGTGGTCGGCGCGATCACCCGCGTGGCGCAGACGACCTCCATCGAAGAGGTGCGCGAGCTGGCCGCGCGGGAGATCCGCGACATCACGGGCTTCGATCGTGTGATGGTCTACCACTTCCACGATGACGGGCACGGCGAGATCGTCGCCGACGAACGCGACCCCGCGATGGAGCCCTACCTCGGTCTGCACTTCCCGTCGTCCGACATCCCGCCCCAGGCGCGCGCGCTCTACATCTCGAAGATCGGGCGCATGATCGCGAGCACCACGGCTCCTGGCATCCCGCTGCTCGCCCTCGCCGGCGACGCGCACGACGTCGACCTGTCGAACGCGGAGCTCCGCAGCGTCTCGCCGTACCACCTGCAGTTCATGCGGAACATGGGCCAGGCTTCGACCTTCTCCCTGTCCCTCGTCGATCAGGGCCGGCTCATCGGCATGATCACCTGTGCGCACCGGACCGAGCGGCGGCTGCCCGTGCTGCTCCGGCGCGCCCTCGAGGTGCTCGCCGGCCAGATCGCCATGCAGATGGCGTCCATGCGCGAGATCGCCCGCCTCCGCCACATGGTCGAGGTGCGCGAGCGGCGGAGCGAGCTGCTCGCCCCGCTCTACGGGTCCGACGACATCCACGCCGCGCTCCTCGGCGGGTCCTCGACGGTGCTCGATCTGGTGCCGGCCGACGGCGTGCTCGTGCGCATCGGGGGCACCTCTCGTGCGGCAGGCGAGGTGCCGCCGCTCGGATCCGTCCTCCGCGTGCTCGAACGGCTCGGCGGCGGCTCCTTCGTGTCGGAGAGTCTCGTCACCGACCGGCCCGAGCTCGCGAGGCTCCTGCCCGGCGTCGCCGGCCTCCTCGTGGTGCCGTTGACCGATGCCGGCGAGGCCCTGGTGTTCTTCCGCGCGGAAGTCGCCCGAGACGTGTCCTGGCTGGGCGACCCGGGCGGGACGAACCGCCCCGGGGAACTCTCCCCGCGGACCTCGTTCTCCGCGTGGCGGCGCACCGTGCGCGGGCGCAGCGAACCCTGGGGCACGGTCGTCGAGGAGGCCGCCGAACTCGGACGCGAGCTCGAGATCGCGCTGCAGCGCCGCGCAGAGGCCCAGCTCGCGGAGCTCGCCATGCGCGACCCACTCACCGGGCTCTACAACCGGCGCTACCTCGTCGAGCGGCTCGCGACGCTCGGCCCCGTCGGCGAGGCCGGCAAGGCCGTGCTCTTCGTCGACCTCGACGACTTCAAGCGCATCAACGACCAGCACGGCCACGACATCGGCGACGCCGTCATCCTCGAGGTCGCCGACCGGCTCGTCGCGCACTCGCGCGAGCAAGACGTCGTGGTGCGTCTCGGCGGCGACGAGTTCGTGGTGCTGCTCGACGGCGTGATCGGTGAAGACGTCGAGGCGGTCGCCGATCGGATGATCCGCGCCATCGCGGCACCCATCGTCACCGGGCGGGTGCTGCTGTCGGTCACGGCGTCGTGCGGCATCGTCGTGGCCGACCCCGGCTCGCCGCGCGCCGGACTCCTCGAGGCCGCGGACGCCGCGATGTACCGGGCGAAGAACGCCGGCCGGAACCGCACGTCGCGCTGA
- a CDS encoding PH domain-containing protein: protein MSLFDPKVDRHLIADQGEVIVDEVEKHWTASVKPVLELLLAIPVLLLILVLPSQLYFLPLLAAPAIAIHAAWRILDVRMDRFVITNMRVFRVHGILSQHIATMPISRILDISVKKPLIGRVLGYGHFIFESAAQDQGLREIRFVGDPDERGLTIQRVIQRAGLRGGAVSGPTAGRFGRPVDPAGVTMPMLMTDASATAHPFDRIVGDPMAGEAGERDTWTQPISTQDGT from the coding sequence ATGAGCCTCTTCGACCCGAAGGTCGACCGGCACCTGATCGCCGACCAGGGCGAGGTGATCGTCGACGAGGTGGAGAAGCACTGGACGGCGAGCGTCAAGCCCGTCCTCGAGCTGCTGCTCGCGATCCCGGTGCTGCTGCTCATCCTCGTGCTGCCCTCGCAGCTCTACTTCCTGCCGCTGCTCGCCGCGCCGGCGATCGCCATCCACGCGGCGTGGCGCATCCTCGACGTCCGCATGGACCGGTTCGTCATCACGAACATGCGCGTGTTCCGGGTGCACGGCATCCTGTCGCAGCACATCGCGACGATGCCCATCTCCCGCATCCTCGACATCTCGGTGAAGAAACCGCTCATCGGCCGGGTGCTCGGCTACGGGCACTTCATCTTCGAGTCGGCGGCGCAGGACCAGGGCCTGCGCGAGATCCGTTTCGTCGGCGACCCCGACGAGCGGGGACTCACCATCCAGCGGGTCATCCAGCGCGCCGGCCTCCGTGGCGGAGCGGTCAGCGGCCCGACCGCCGGCCGGTTCGGCCGCCCGGTCGATCCGGCCGGCGTCACGATGCCGATGTTGATGACGGATGCCTCCGCCACGGCGCATCCGTTCGACCGCATCGTCGGCGACCCGATGGCCGGCGAGGCCGGCGAACGCGACACCTGGACGCAGCCCATCTCGACCCAGGACGGCACGTAG
- a CDS encoding LacI family DNA-binding transcriptional regulator, with amino-acid sequence MAGIEEVAKLAGVSTATVSRALSGRGHVSPTSKAKVEEAAARLGYVVSSNASSLASGRTRNIGVVIPFLNRWFFSSVLEGAQQALLRHGYDLTLYNLSGDGRERESVFEHFLLRQRVDAVIAVSLELTEPEVRRLHHLGKPLVGVGGPIPGVRTLTIDDVAVARLATEHLLGLGHRRIAHIGGDLEFDLDFHLPTNRRLGYEAALRDAGVDVEPRFFAPADFTIRGGYHAAKQLLGVPHERPTAIFAASDEMAIGTILAARDLGMSVPRDVSVIGIDDHDLADFFGLTTVAQFPRVQGEQAVEVLMDELEPGGDAPEPEATPLPYDLRVRSSTARPAE; translated from the coding sequence ATGGCCGGCATCGAAGAGGTCGCGAAGCTCGCGGGGGTCTCCACCGCGACGGTGTCGCGCGCGCTGTCGGGCCGCGGCCACGTGTCGCCGACGTCGAAGGCCAAGGTCGAGGAGGCGGCGGCCAGGCTGGGCTACGTCGTCTCGTCGAACGCGTCGAGCCTCGCCTCGGGGCGGACCCGCAACATCGGGGTCGTCATCCCCTTCCTGAACCGGTGGTTCTTCTCGTCGGTGCTCGAGGGCGCTCAGCAAGCGCTGCTCCGGCATGGGTACGACCTCACGCTCTACAACCTCTCGGGCGACGGGCGCGAGCGCGAGAGCGTCTTCGAGCACTTCCTGCTGCGTCAGCGCGTCGACGCCGTCATCGCGGTGTCGCTCGAGCTCACCGAGCCCGAGGTGCGTCGACTGCACCACCTCGGCAAGCCGCTCGTCGGCGTGGGCGGACCGATCCCGGGCGTGCGCACGCTCACCATCGACGACGTCGCCGTCGCGCGGCTCGCGACCGAGCATCTCCTCGGGCTCGGGCACCGCCGCATCGCGCACATCGGCGGCGACCTCGAGTTCGACCTCGACTTCCATCTGCCGACCAACCGGCGCCTCGGGTACGAGGCCGCGCTCCGCGACGCCGGCGTCGACGTCGAGCCGCGGTTCTTCGCACCGGCGGACTTCACCATCCGCGGCGGCTACCACGCGGCGAAGCAGCTGCTCGGGGTGCCGCATGAGCGGCCGACCGCGATCTTCGCGGCCTCCGACGAGATGGCGATCGGCACCATCCTCGCCGCCCGCGACCTCGGCATGTCGGTGCCGCGCGACGTCTCCGTGATCGGCATCGACGACCACGATCTGGCCGACTTCTTCGGGCTGACGACCGTGGCGCAGTTCCCGCGCGTGCAGGGCGAGCAGGCCGTCGAGGTGCTGATGGACGAGCTCGAGCCGGGCGGCGACGCTCCCGAGCCCGAGGCGACGCCGCTGCCGTACGACCTGCGCGTGCGCTCGTCGACGGCTCGCCCAGCCGAATAG
- a CDS encoding YajQ family cyclic di-GMP-binding protein, protein MADSTFDIVSKVDKMEADNAVNQARKEIEQRYDFKGVGASVEWSGEKILLKASSEERVKAVLDVVQSKFIKRGISLKSLDAGEPYPSGKEFRIEVGLKNGIDQEHAKKIGKIIRDEAPKTVKSQIQGDELRVSSKSRDDLQETIRLLKAADLDVDLQFVNFR, encoded by the coding sequence ATGGCAGATTCGACGTTCGACATCGTGAGCAAGGTCGACAAGATGGAGGCCGACAACGCCGTCAACCAGGCCCGCAAGGAGATCGAGCAGCGCTACGACTTCAAGGGCGTCGGCGCGTCGGTCGAGTGGAGCGGCGAGAAGATCCTGCTGAAGGCGAGCTCGGAGGAGCGCGTCAAGGCCGTGCTCGACGTCGTGCAGTCGAAGTTCATCAAGCGCGGCATCTCGCTGAAGTCGCTCGACGCGGGCGAGCCGTACCCGTCGGGCAAGGAGTTCCGCATCGAGGTCGGGCTGAAGAACGGCATCGACCAGGAGCACGCGAAGAAGATCGGCAAGATCATCCGCGACGAGGCGCCGAAGACCGTGAAGAGCCAGATCCAGGGCGACGAGCTGCGCGTCTCCTCGAAGAGCCGCGACGACCTGCAGGAGACGATCCGGCTGCTGAAGGCGGCCGACCTCGACGTCGACCTCCAGTTCGTGAACTTCCGCTGA
- a CDS encoding NUDIX domain-containing protein: MPQPGVDVPDRRGRTGLDQVGRDLDRNPDVIVRDVRVLTSNWYVTRATTFDYRHADGRWTTEERETYDRGDGATILLYDVDARTVVLTRQFRFPAYVNEHPDGLLIETAAGLLDADDPETAIRREAEEETGLRVGEVEHVFDVYMSPGSVTERLHFFAAPYLRGDVAAGARAGLADEGEDIEVLELDLDDALDRIGRDIVDAKTIMLLQWAVLRGPFRG; this comes from the coding sequence ATGCCGCAACCCGGGGTCGACGTGCCCGACCGGCGCGGACGCACGGGGCTCGATCAGGTGGGCCGCGACCTTGATCGCAACCCCGACGTGATCGTGCGCGACGTGCGCGTGCTGACGTCGAACTGGTACGTCACCCGCGCCACGACGTTCGATTACCGTCACGCCGACGGCCGCTGGACGACCGAGGAGCGGGAGACGTACGACCGCGGCGACGGTGCGACCATCCTGCTCTACGACGTCGACGCCCGCACCGTCGTCCTCACCCGGCAGTTCCGCTTCCCCGCCTACGTGAACGAGCACCCCGACGGCCTCCTCATCGAGACCGCCGCAGGTCTCCTCGACGCCGACGATCCCGAGACGGCGATCCGGCGCGAGGCCGAGGAGGAGACGGGGCTCCGAGTGGGCGAGGTCGAGCACGTCTTCGACGTGTACATGAGCCCGGGGTCGGTCACCGAGCGCCTCCACTTCTTCGCCGCGCCGTACCTGCGCGGCGACGTCGCGGCGGGCGCCAGGGCCGGACTGGCTGACGAGGGCGAGGACATCGAGGTGCTCGAGCTCGACCTCGACGACGCACTCGACCGCATCGGCCGCGACATCGTCGACGCGAAGACGATCATGCTGCTCCAGTGGGCGGTGCTGCGGGGGCCGTTCCGCGGCTGA
- a CDS encoding GAP family protein, whose amino-acid sequence MTPELALTLAALALVDSLSIGTLLIPLFFLIAPGRVRAGRMLAYLGTIAGFYFLLGIGLTAGAGAIIEGAAAALETPAARWVQLVVGAVLLVWSFFIGRDRQAGERGSDAAGEAAPPVASTARTGRLTRWRARLLDDGPAGAVVVVALGAGLIEAATMLPYLGAVGLITGAGLPASEWIWVLAAYCLVMIAPALLLLLVRVAARPLVEPALRRFADWLQRTSGETTAWIVGIVGFLVLRDAATTLGLLEFTLGDG is encoded by the coding sequence ATGACCCCCGAACTCGCCCTGACGCTCGCCGCGCTCGCGCTCGTCGACAGCCTGAGCATCGGCACCCTGCTCATCCCGCTGTTCTTCCTCATCGCGCCGGGACGAGTGCGCGCCGGGCGGATGCTCGCCTACCTCGGCACGATCGCCGGGTTCTACTTCCTCCTCGGCATCGGGCTCACGGCCGGCGCCGGTGCGATCATCGAGGGCGCCGCGGCCGCCCTGGAGACGCCGGCCGCCCGCTGGGTGCAGCTCGTGGTCGGCGCCGTGCTCCTCGTGTGGAGCTTCTTCATCGGTCGCGACCGGCAGGCGGGGGAGCGGGGGTCGGATGCCGCCGGCGAGGCCGCACCGCCCGTGGCTTCCACGGCTCGCACCGGGCGGCTGACCCGCTGGCGCGCGCGCCTGCTCGACGACGGCCCCGCGGGTGCCGTCGTCGTGGTCGCGCTCGGTGCCGGACTCATCGAGGCGGCGACGATGCTGCCCTACCTCGGAGCGGTCGGGCTCATCACCGGTGCAGGGCTCCCGGCCTCCGAGTGGATCTGGGTGCTCGCCGCGTACTGCCTGGTGATGATCGCGCCCGCGCTCCTGCTGCTCCTCGTCCGCGTCGCGGCTCGGCCGCTCGTGGAGCCCGCGCTCCGCCGGTTCGCGGACTGGCTGCAGCGCACGTCGGGCGAGACGACGGCGTGGATCGTCGGAATCGTCGGGTTCCTCGTGCTGCGCGATGCGGCGACGACGCTCGGCCTGCTCGAGTTCACGCTCGGCGACGGCTGA